One window from the genome of Salvia splendens isolate huo1 chromosome 9, SspV2, whole genome shotgun sequence encodes:
- the LOC121747223 gene encoding uncharacterized protein LOC121747223 — MASSSSRRSCSFLLLLLSFFNFILFILSATSIAPTLALRMPPTSLGWAFLMISSVSLLSSFVGFYSHLTHICFITHASLLLASSAGQLLGMLALFTKEKPSLEMLRSPRDPREAKLLVRLECGILMAMIVMQLGILLLSCVVHSCSVNAEGKIAEEPVATSEMKNRDFDEKMINKYGKWKESDV; from the coding sequence ATGGCTTCTTCTTCATCGAGACGCTCGTGCTCattcctccttctcctcctctccTTCTTCAATTTCATCCTTTTTATCCTCTCGGCGACCTCCATAGCGCCTACGCTCGCCCTTCGAATGCCGCCGACCTCCCTCGGGTGGGCGTTCCTGATGATCTCCTCCGTGTCGCTGCTGTCGTCGTTCGTCGGATTCTACTCGCACCTCACGCATATCTGCTTCATCACGCACGCCTCGCTCCTGCTGGCGTCGTCGGCGGGGCAGCTGCTGGGGATGCTGGCCCTGTTCACCAAGGAGAAGCCGAGCCTGGAGATGCTGAGGTCCCCAAGGGATCCGAGGGAGGCGAAGCTGCTAGTGAGGCTGGAGTGCGGGATTCTGATGGCGATGATTGTGATGCAATTGGGGATTCTGTTGCTGAGCTGCGTCGTGCACAGCTGCAGTGTGAACGCGGAGGGGAAGATCGCTGAGGAGCCGGTGGCAACGAGTGAGATGAAAAACAGGGATTTTGATGAGAAGATGATCAATAAGTATGGCAAATGGAAGGAGTCTGATGTCTGA